The genomic stretch CGTTTGGCCGAACTGGCCGAACCGCTGGGTTTTGATTCGGTGTGGTCGATTGAGCACCACTTCACCGACTACACGATGTGCCCGGACGCCGTTCAGTTTCTGTCCTACATGGCCGGCAAGACCAAGCACATGAAGCTGGGCACGATGGTCATCGTCCTGCCCTGGCACGATCCGGTCCGGGTTGCCGAGCAGATCTCGCTGCTCGACCACCTGTCGGACGGCCGGATGATCCTGGGCTTTGGCCGCGGCCTGGCCCGGGTCGAGTACGAGGGCTTCCGGATTGACCAGAACGAGGGCCGCAACCGCTTTGTCGAATACGCCGAGCTGGTCATCAACGGCCTGAAAAACGGCTACGTGGAGGGCGGCCTGGAGACCCAGCAGCCGCGCCGCGAGATCCGTCCGTATCCCAAATACTCCTTCGATGGCCGCACCTATGCTGCGGCGGTGTCGCCCGAGTCGATGCCGATCATGGCCAAGCTGGGTATTGGCCTGCTGGTCATCCCGCAGAAACCGTGGGAAGTCGTGCAGCAGGATTTCGAGGTCTACCACAAGGTCTGGAGCGAAGAGTACGGGGCCGAGGCCAAGCCGCCCCAGCCGCTGTGCGGGGGCTTCTTCTATGTGGACGAAGACGCCCAGCGGGCCGAGGAGAACGCCTACAAGTGGATTGGCGCCTACTACCACACCGCCATGCGCCACTACGAAATGACCGGCAAGCACTTCGGCTCGCACAAGGGCTACGAGTTCTATAGCAATGTCGGCAAGTACATCAACAAGCACGGCATGGACGGCGCGGCCAAGGACTTCGTCAAGCTGATGCCGTGGGGCACCCCGGACCAGGTGCTGCGCAAGATCGAGAACATGCGCGACATGATCGACATGAACGGCATCATGTGCAACATGAGCTACGCCGGCATGCCCTACGACGAGGCCGAGCGCAGCCTCAGGTGCTTTGCCACACACGTCCTGCCCGAACTCAAGAAGTGGGACACCACCCCGCTGG from Desulfurellaceae bacterium encodes the following:
- a CDS encoding LLM class flavin-dependent oxidoreductase produces the protein MSLHVGYAPVFQNPGNVRSDAEVYQEELRLAELAEPLGFDSVWSIEHHFTDYTMCPDAVQFLSYMAGKTKHMKLGTMVIVLPWHDPVRVAEQISLLDHLSDGRMILGFGRGLARVEYEGFRIDQNEGRNRFVEYAELVINGLKNGYVEGGLETQQPRREIRPYPKYSFDGRTYAAAVSPESMPIMAKLGIGLLVIPQKPWEVVQQDFEVYHKVWSEEYGAEAKPPQPLCGGFFYVDEDAQRAEENAYKWIGAYYHTAMRHYEMTGKHFGSHKGYEFYSNVGKYINKHGMDGAAKDFVKLMPWGTPDQVLRKIENMRDMIDMNGIMCNMSYAGMPYDEAERSLRCFATHVLPELKKWDTTPLVTPQPLTNMPAPASKAA